From one Asterias amurensis chromosome 14, ASM3211899v1 genomic stretch:
- the LOC139947232 gene encoding uncharacterized protein — protein MDVQRGHCWRCEVQLEQTIHCPDCKMAEYCSSTCEERDRARHRSRECPLFGTRSCNKCNKKGTMKECGGCNIAWYCNRECQSSDWVNHKGFCIKAKEDIKSTAAQIGLLNFRMQRDRQGGSPYYLGNTIAKDFLQLDTNEWSDGSIKKTDLNKDYHILSAGCGDLRNTVLTAASLPARYQGSLYVTLNDFDPFVMARNVLFLFMLVRFAGTEGIESSLTTIWYSVHIAKKEYDLIKTSLDELIQMTPQSLTEVTQGLVKVKDEDLSDMSQVWDKWRSLECQRKIQSSINLRKQRQTAFEKFKQKHGDHVKYFYTNPLQSPAVKKQTEEWFDHGLFLPKETKQGTMSFDNPTLTGRGASAAPGYETLVRDRNAPKASPKDFAFVYCIRPDSHPFKVWDCLRVRESETRPYPTPMVMYHNYITKLLQKVKSLIQQRRLYIQVSLANSMDFPSNHKSLKMSNYDRIFTSNLADYIGFAKLLQNFKPLLNQSNCSSVIVTETINWVEFLPQALCKPDHKEYQRCLVAYCLDTGRDLKNLMRKFDIGLHTWMDYYDSSPYFLAYLRAQIMGGGFGVPPLTKVPSFGEVMKYNGLEMCDFRKKLNRLVPFQYRVNARDLNVINATDRAVEWCLPHTDG, from the exons ATGGACGTTCAGCGTGGACATTGCTGGCGTTGTGAAGTTCAACTGGAACAGACCATTCACtgtcctgattgcaagatggcGGAGTATTGTAGCTCAACATGTGAAGAAAGAGACAGAGCTAGACATAGGAGTAGAGAGTGCCCATTATTTGGAACAAGATCATGCAACAAATGCAATAAGAAGGGTACAATGAAAGAG TGTGGAGGTTGCAACATAGCATGGTACTGTAACAGAGAGTGTCAAAGTAGTGATTGGGTCAACCATAAAGGTTTTTGCATCAAGGCCAAGGAAGACATCAAATCAACAGCAGCTCAAATTGGACTATTAAACTTCAGAATGCAAAGAGACAGACAGGGTGGTTCCCCTTATTATTTGGGAAACACTATTGCCAAAGACTTCTTGCAACTTGATACCAATGAATGGTCTGATGGGTCAATAAAGAAAACTGACTTGAACAAAGATTATCATATATTGTCAGCTGGTTGCGGAGACTTACGCAACACTGTCTTGACAGCAGCTTCCCTTCCTGCCAGGTACCAGGGAAGTCTTTACGTCACTCTCAATGACTTTGACCCTTTTGTCATGGCAAGGAATGTCTTGTTTCTCTTTATGTTGGTTCGGTTTGCAGGCACTGAGGGAATTGAGAGCAGTCTGACTACCATCTGGTACTCAGTTCACATTGCAAAGAAAGAGTATGACTTGATCAAGACCAGCTTGGATGAGCTCATTCAGATGACCCCTCAAAGTCTCACAGAGGTCACTCAAGGGTTGGTCAAAGTTAAAGATGAAGATCTTTCAGACATGAGTCAAGTTTGGGACAAATGGAGATCCTTAGAATGCCAACGAAAGATACAATCCTCAATAAATCTcagaaaacaaagacaaactgcatttgagaaatttaaacaaaagcATGGGGATCATGTTAAGTATTTTTATACCAATCCTTTACAGTCACCTGCTGTTAAAAAGCAAACTGAAGAAtggtttgaccatggtttgTTCCTCCCCAAAGAGACGAAACAAGGGACAATGTCATTTGATAACCCAACACTAACGGGACGTGGAGCTTCAGCAGCTCCAGGTTATGAAACGCTAGTTAGGGATCGGAATGCACCAAAGGCAAGCCCAAAAGATTTTGCCTTTGTGTACTGCATCAGACCAGATTCACATCCTTTCAAAGTGTGGGATTGCTTGAGAGTGAGGGAGTCCGAGACCAGACCCTACCCAACCCCTATGGTGATGTACCACAACTACATCACAAAACTCCTACAGAAAGTAAAAAGTCTAATCCAGCAGAGAAGACTTTACATCCAAGTTTCTCTGGCCAACTCTATGGATTTTCCTTCAAATCACAAGTCTCTTAAGATGTCCAACTATGACCGCATCTTCACATCCAATCTTGCTGACTATATTGGTTTTGCCAAGCTTTTACAAAACTTCAAACCCCTTCTTAACCAAAGTAACTGCTCCTCAGTAATTGTTACTGAAACAATTAACTGGGTTGAATTTCTACCTCAGGCTCTCTGTAAACCTGACCACAAAGAATATCAAAGATGTCTTGTAGCATATTGTCTGGATACAGGCAGAGATTTAAAAAATCTTATGCGTAAATTTGATATTGGACTCCATACCTGGATGGACTACTATGATAGTTCCCCTTACTTTCTTGCATATCTGCGTGCACAAATTATGGGTGGGGGTTTCGGGGTACCACCATTGACTAAAGTGCCTTCATTTGGCGAAGTGATGAAGTACAATGGTCTAGAAATGTGTGACTTTCGTAAGAAGCTAAATCGTCTTGTTCCATTTCAGTATCGAGTCAATGCTCGTGATTTGAATGTTATAAATGCAACTGATAGAGCAGTGGAGTGGTGTCTACCACACACTGATGGCTAA